The following is a genomic window from Balneolales bacterium ANBcel1.
GCGGCCATGAAAGCACAAAGGAGGCGACCGCCCACATCCCGTAATTCTGAAGCGGAATATCTCCGTTTCCACCCCAGCTCCAGTATCCCAGCTGAATTGCCACCGGTTCCATAATGAAATCGAATGCTACCGCCAGGACGGCCGTTGCCAGGGCGGCGGGCAGGGGCCTTTTCAGGAAACGGCCCGCAATTCCGGCCGCGCCAAGAACCACCATCACCCAGTTCAGCCCAATGATGGGAGGCACGCCAAGAATAGTACTACCAAGAACATCCCCGTACTCATACGTACCGAACAGCAATCCGGTATAAACCCCGGCGGCTTCGAGCAGGAAAGTGGCCGCAAACACGACGGCACCCCAAACCATCAGAACCGGACCGGCTTCTCTCATAGCAAACCACAACACGTACGAACTCATCACAAGCAGGGTGTATGGCGTCATTGCAAGCATCAGCGGCCGCACGGCTTCAATCAGGTGTCCGGCCACCCCCACCAAAAAAATGATGTAGATGACTCCGTATTTTCCGTATCGGGCAAGGATATTCATTTTCTCCATGGATAATCGCAGGTTAACGGTCCCCGGGAAGCTCCGCCGGCCGCTATAAACTTTTCTTTATGGTGATGATTTTGGATGTTGCACCGGGGCCGTATCGCAAATCCCGGGTTACACCCTTCTGTCTTTCCAGATGATGCTTCCCTGCTTGGCAGCACGCACAGAACGAATACCAACAATCACGAGAAACACCATCTGCAGGGGATGCAACAAAACGTTAATCACGGGATTCTGCCGCGATGCTACCGAAGTGAAAAATCGATTCAAAGCGATCGGTACCAGGGCCAGAAGGAATCCCTGATGATGGAACAACAGAAACAGCGGCAGTGTGAACAGCAGGAAAACGACCGCAAGCATCATCAGAAAACGAAACGGAGTGCTGTTGAATCCCGGGAAAAAATTCTTGGTGAACCCGTCGAGTGAGGCGCGCAAACCGGGGTACATGCGGCATGAAACCACTCCGCCGTCGGGTCGCGTGATTACCCGCTTTCCGTTTTGCTTAAAAATACGAGCCAGCGCCATATCCTCAACAACTTCTCTACGTACGGATTCATGACCCCCAAGCGCTCTGTATGCCCCGGCCCGGAATAGCATGAACTGGCCGTTGGCCGCAACAAATGACGGGTCGGAAGAGCGGTAAACCAGTTCCATCGGCAGAAAAGAGAGCAGGATCCAGTTCATGAGGGGAACAACCAGCCACTCTCCGGCAGTTTGCATCCGCTGTGTAGGGAACAGCGACAGCAGATCGGCGGGATGATCATCCTGGTGCTTTAGCATGGTGGCCAGGGCATCCGGCTCCAGATGGACGTCAGCGTCGATAAACAGCAGCCGGCGGCCCAGCGCTTTCTGAGAAAGCTGATGGCACGCCCAGTTCTTGCCCAGCCATCCGTCCGGCAGCGGTCTGCCCTTGAGAAGCACGATTCGATTGTCTTTCGATGCCATTTCCTCCACCACGGAAGCCGTGGCATCTTCAGATTGGTCATCAAGCACCAAAATTTCGATAGGGCGGACCGACTGCCGGCTGACGCTTTCCAGGCACGCCGCGATGTTATTCTCTTCGTTGCGGGCCGGAATCAGCACTGAAACCAGCGGCGCGTTATCCGCACTTGCCGGATCGGGGTCACCTTCGGTGGCTAACGCGGAAATACCGGACGGGGACCTGGCTCCGGCAAATTGCTTGATCAACCGGCTGAACGACAGCGCCCGGACCATATTAATCAAACCCACCACTGCGGGGACAGCCGTAAAAAACAGAAAAAGGATAAGGATCAGGGTAAGGGCCATGTTCACCGGGCGAGCAGGTCTTGCATGGATGCGGCGGAACGGGAAGCCTCATCCAGCCGATCCAGGTTTTCGTTGAAGGCATGTTCGAAAACACGAAAATCTTCCACCACGTTTCGGGCGGGAATCAAGGCACCGGAGCGGAAATAGACGGAGGGGAGGCGCTCATTCTCATACTGAATTTTTGTCGCCGCTACCAGCACCTGCACATGCTCCGGGGCATCGCCGAGAAACAGGCGGAGCCCTTTTTTGACGTTCGGCGGCCTTTTGTCATACGGCTCAATCTCTCCCTGCGGGTAGATCACCGTAAGGAGGCGGGGATCCGCAATTTGCTTGCGGGTGTACCGGACGGCCTGCAACAAGCTCGCCGGTTTGTCGGGATTAATAGAAAAAGCGCCCAGATAGCGGAAGAAAGAGTAGCGAGCAAGCTGCCGTTCGAGCATCATAAGCCGAATGCCCCGGTTGGTATATCGGCGCATGACGAAATCCACAAAAAAACCGTCCCACCAGGAGTAGTGATTGGGCGTTACGACCAGGCCCGCCTTGCGATCCCATTCCGGCAGCGCGTTCACCATATGGAAACGGGAAAAATGCCTCCGCATCAGAAAAGAGAGGTAGGGGTTGAAAACACGACGTGCCCACCGGTTGTTAACTGCCTGGATCATACGGTTTATCTAATGCTGCTTCATGGATTTATGATTTCGGGATCGTGTTTGGCTTTTGTTCGCATAGCGGAGCCGATTCCCGGCTCAACCACCCTTCCGGCAGCCCTCTGTCCGGTGCTCAGGTATTCATCCGGCCACCAAGATACCGTTCTGCGGCGTGTTTTCCGGAAAGCAGCACCAGCGGGATTCCGCCACCGGGATGAACGCTTCCTCCGCAGAAAAAGAGTCCGTTCACGTCTTTCGACCGGGCAGACTGACGAAGAAACGCTGCGTCCCTGGAATTGGACGAAATGCCGTACAATCTACCATTCAGGCTGCCTGTCTGCCGCTCAATATCGGAGGGCGTCATCACCTGCTCACTGACAATGCGGCCGGAGATATCCTCCCCGAGCATGGATGAGATTTTCTTCTGCACGATCCCGCGCATGCGATCGGTGCCGGGATAACGGCCTTCGGCGCTGTTTGCCGGGCTGTTGACCATCACGTACCAGTTTTCATGATCCGGTGGCGCATCATCCGATTTATATCTCGAGGAGATGTGAATATAGACCGTCGGGTCATCGGGACAGCGGCGGTGCCGGAACATGTCGTCAAACTCTTTCCGGTAATCGGAGGAGAACAGGATGTTGTGGCTGCCGAGCCGCTCTTCGTTACCGCGCATTCCCCAGTAAAACACCGTTGCCGAGGAGGAGCCTTCCTGTCTGAAATAGCGGCGCGCTTCCTTGCCTTCCGGGTTCTTAAGCAGTTTGGTGAAGGTGGTTCCCGCATCCACGTTGGAGAAAACGGCATCATACGAAGCGATTTCACCGTTCACTTTGAGTCCGGTTACTTTTCCGTCACGGTGGATGATCTCCTCCACCCCGGTATTGTAGTGAATCGACACCCCCTGCGAAGCGGCAATGGAAGCCAGTGCCTTGGGCAGCATGTGGACTCCTTCACGGATGTAATAACCGCCCATGCGGTATTCCACGTGGGATATGATATTCAGGGTTGCCGGTGCGGTATACGGGTTGGATCCGTTGTAGGTGGCGTAGCGGTCGAACAGCTGGACAATCCTCGGATCGCGGAAAAAGGAGGCGTTGGCCTGATGCATGGTGCGAAACGGATCAATTCGCCGGATCTTCAGAAGTGTCTTAAAAGCCTGGAGATTCACAAAAGATGACCAGTGCCGGAAATCGTTGAACAGAAAGAGGTCCGCGGTAAGGTCGTAGATAGTCTTGCAATGATCCAGGAAGCGGGTTACCGCCTCGGCGGGTTCACCGGTCACCCGTTCGATCTCGGCCGCCAGGGCATCGCTATCGGAATGGGCGTCCAGGCGGGTTCCGTCTGGATAGAAATAGCGGCAGAGGGTGTCGAGCCGTTCCAGGGTAAGGTGCCGGTCTGCCTTCTCTCCGGCCAGTTCAAAAAGGGACGTAGCGACTTCAGGGAGGGTCAGGAGCGACGGACCCGAGTCGAACCGAAATGGTCCGTCTACGATCTCACCGGCCTTGCCGCCGGGCACGGATCCTTTTTCGAAAATATCGACCGGGATGCCTCTTGCGGCCAGATGCAGCGCCGCGGATAGCCCTCCAAGTCCGGCTCCTATGATTGCAACGGGGTTTTTCCGGGCCATTTTTCGGATATCAGATGGTATATGAGCACGTGAAATGAGAGCATGGAGATGGAGTAGGCAAAGTCCTCCAGGGGTATGGTGGTGACACGAATGCCTGAAAACGCCTCCGGATTGTAGGTAACGACCGGCGTTGAGGTGAGCACGTAATTGACTGCCAGAAACGGCACCAGGGTAAACACGATAAAGCTCCAGAAGACACCCGAGTAGAGCAGTGATTCACGCACGAGCAGCGCGGCTGCGATGAATGCCGCCCAGGCAAAAAGAACGGTGGCCGTGTAATGCTGCCCAAGGTTCAGTATTGCATTGATTACCAGAACGACAAGCAGTGTGACAAATACGATCCGGGAAACCGGCAGGCGAAATTCCGGCATAAACGTTCGAAAATTTTCGTAGATAAACAGGCAGGCGAAGGGGATGGTGATGAAAAACATCACCTCTTCGAGAGGCAGGCCAAACAGCGACACACCCAGGATATAATCCGGGTTGAATGCCCAGTCGCCGCGCCGGGTGGCGATCACATCCCAAATCACATACACGGTGCCTACGATCAGTATGGAACCCAGCACCGCGGGAAACTTCCTGTAGAACTGAACTTTGCGTTCAAAAGAAAACGCAAGAGGTACGGCGATAACAAGAATGTTAATCAGAAGATAGAGACTCATGCGCTTTCAATTTTTCGTGCAGCTGTATCATTTCCTTTTGCTGCGAGTCGTCAAGCCGGCCTGATTCGATGATAAACTCCATAAGGTTACATGCCATTTGCACATCCATATGCTGGAACTGTTCCTGATTGACCAGCAGTTCAAAAACAGCCTGTGTGTCCTCATCCAGCTGGTCTCCGTATCCCAGAAACGAAGGCAGGTGATGGAGTACGGAAAAACGCAGAAAACGGATTTCGAATTCCCCCGGGCTCCTGTCGGTGGCTTCATCGAGTGTCTGCAATCCGCTGCGAAGATTGGAAAGCCTGGCGAACGGGTTTCTTCCATGTTTTGCCAGGAGCGTCTTGGTGGCTCCATGGTAGGCCAGAATTACCGGGTAGGTTGACAATACCTCCTGGTCCAGCTGATTTTCAAAAAAGTCGGTCAGCCTCTGGGTCACCGCCCGGCTCTCCACGGCATCATAAAACGTGTCCCTGATATACGTCATCATGTGAGGGTAAATGAAGTGGATAAAAGAGTCCCCCAGCCCGGAAACAACCATACCGGCATCGGCATCAGGCACCTCCTTGCCGACTTCGGTTGCAGAACCGCTTTCCGTTCCGGCAGCGCTTCCCGTGGCAGTCACCACCGTGAGCAATAATATGACAAAAACAGTTCTGGTCATGGGTTACTCTCTCTATCGCAGAAACCGAACGGTGACCAGCGAGCGGATCAGCATCACCATTTTCCGGATGTTGGAAAGGCGAACGCGACGTGCCATCAGTTCGTTAATCGATTTTTTGCGGATCTTGGAAAAAAGGCTGCTGTAAAATACGTACGCCAGGTAAACTCCCAAACGGGAACTTGCCGGCAGCGCCTTGATTCCGGGCAGCGCCTGTCTAAAATCCTCCTCTATTTCGGATTCAAACTTTCGCTTTTCTTCTTCATCGAGCGACATCGGGTCCGGCACATCCGGCAGATAAATCCGTTTTCGTTCGTTCAGATCGCTTTGAATATCACGAAGGAAATTGACTTTCTGGAAGGCCGCGCCAAGAGCTCGGGCATGGGGCTTGAGCCGGGTGTACAGCGCATCGTCATCCTCGCAAAAAATCCTGAGGCACATCAGGCCCACCACCTCCGCGGATCCATAGACATACCGGTCAAACAATTCCCGTCCGTAGGTCTGCTCTGTGAGGTCCAGCTCCATGCTGAAAAAAAACGCGTCGATATGCTCCCTTTCGATCCCGTACCGATTCACCGTTTTCTGAAAGGAATGGAGGATGGGATTCACGGCGATCTTCCGTTCGATCGCATCGGAGGTATCCGCCCTGAACCGCTCGATAAGCTCTTTCTTGTCGTGACCGTGAAACGTATCCACAATTTCGTCGGCCAACCTGACAAATCCGTACAGGGCATAAACCGGTTCGCGAAACTTTCGGGCAAACAACCGTATCCCCATGCTGAATGAGGTGCTGTACCGGTTGGTGACCAGTCTGCTTACCTCAAAGCTTGTCTTCGAATAGAGATCCATGATCCTCGGATATACGTTCCAATACCAGTTTTGAACTGATGATTACCATCGGCAGCCCGGTTCCAGGAACCGTTGAAGCGCCTACATAATACAAATTGTCGAACTTTTCGTCTTTGTTCCGGGGCCGGAAGCCTCCGACCTGGTTCATGCCGTGTGCCAGACCGAGTCCGGAGCCTTTGTACAGGTTCAGCTGGTCGGCCCAGTCGTCCGGCCCGAGCGTTATCTGGAGGCGCTTGTTCTTCTGGATGTCGAACCCGACGCGGCTTGACAGATCGTCGATGATTCGCTCGGCCAGAACCTCCTTGTCGGACCAGTCTTCCTTGAACCTCAGATCCGGCACCGGACAGAGAACAAACACGTTTTCGCAGCCCGGCGGGGCGCTGCCCTCGTAGGATTTGGACGGCACATTGACATAGTAGTAGGGTTGCCGCGGACTCTCCGACGAGGTGAACAGGGTATTGGCATAATCTCGGTAGTTGCTGCCCAGGAAGTAATTATGGTGCATGAGCCGTTCGATTTTCCCCTCCACACCCAGGTAGATGGTAAACGGTGCCAGGGTCCAGTCCATCTTGTCGAGCCGCTCCTCGCTGTACCGGGGGCGCTTCAGCACCTCACCCCTGAAGGCGGCGGCATCGGCATTGGCGACGACCAGGTCGGCATCCCACCGTTTGCCGTTTTTATCTACAACTGCCTGCAAACGGCCATTGGAAGAAACTGTCTCCGTAATTTCGGTATTGCAGACGATTTCCACATTGCGCTGTTTCAGAATGCGCACAATCTCTTCGACGAGCCGGTACATCCCCCCTTCGATGATCCAGTAGCCGTCATGTTTCAGCTCCGTATAATTCAGGATGGAGTAGATGGCGGGTGTACGGAACGGGGTTGAGCCAAGAAAAAAGGCGATCAATGAGAAAATGATACGAACCTCCTCTGAGCGGAAGGTGCGTTCCAGCTCCTGCCAGATGTTTCTGAAAAGATAGGGAATATGGCGGGGCGGCACTTTGGTCAGTCCGGCCAGATATTCAAAATTATTGCGGAAGTTCCGTTTGACGATACGGTGTTCTGTGTCGTGAAAGATCTGGCCTGCGCGCTTAAGGTATCGCTCGGCTTTTTCGGCGAAGCCCGGTTCCAGATCACCGAACTCCTTTTCCAGCTCTCTGAGATCGTATTTTATGAGAAACGGATCTTTGCGCCCTTCAAAAAACACCTGGTAGAGCGGATCGAGTTGTTTCAGAGTAACGGGGAGATCCAGTCCGCAGCTGTCGAACAGCTCCTTCATTTCGTAGGTCATGCTCATGAAAGAGGGACCCATATCGAACGTAAACCCGTCCTGTTTGATCTGGTTCAAGCGACCGCCGGGAGTCGCGTGTTTTTCCAGGATGGTAATTTGGTGCCCGGTTGATGACAGGCGGAGGGCGGTGGAGAGTCCGCCAAGCCCGGAACCGATGATTACAATTTTTTTCTTTTCCAATGTCAGGCCGATTTGGTTGTCGTGAAATAGTCTGTTTTCAAACACGGCCTTGGCGGCCGGGTACTGCTTGTGCTGCTAATAAATTGAGCTTCGGGGATTTTCGTTCCAACCTGAATCAGTAGTTATATAATACAACCATGCGGCATCCTCTGTTGTTCCTGCGAACCGGGATCATTGAAATGAACAAGATGTCCGCCCCGGATAATGATACTTGGTGCTGCTGTTCAAAGCAAGATTCCGCCAAACAAAAAAGGCTTTGTACCGCTGACATATAACAGTGATACAAAGCCTTCTGTTCGTCGGGGCGACAGGATTTGAACCTGCGACCCCTTGCACCCCATGCAATGACTATCGTGCTCGTCGATACCTATGTAATATGGATCTATCGTGTTCATAAAGGCTCCTTGAGTTTGGTTTCAGGTTTACTCGGGGAGCCTTTAGTTTATTAAAAAAAGGAACGCGATTTAAACATAACACCTTATTTGATTACGGTCATCCGCCGGGTTTTACTGAACTCCGGGGTGGTCATGCGGTAGATGTAGACACCACTGGCCAGGTTCGAGGCATCAAATTGCACCGTGTGGGTACCGGCCGTCATCTTATCGCTAACCAGTACTGCCACCCGGCGGCCCAGTATGTCGTAGACCGTCAGGCGCACATCGACCTGCTCGGGCAACTCAAACTGGATGGTGGTAACCGGGTTGTAAGGATTCGGATAGTTGCGGTGCAACGTCAACTTGTCGGGTGTTTCTTCTGCCAACTTCTTCCGGGCCCGTTCTACCCCCTCGGCGATTTGCTTTCCGTACATGTGGTCAATATGTTTGGCCAGTTCGAAATCAGGGTAACGTACCATGAGTTCCCCGAAATAACGGGCGCCTTGATGAACGCTTCCCAAGCGATTGAAGTGTATATAACCCAAACCAAAAAGTGCATTTTGGTGTAACATCGAATCTTCAGAAAAAAACTCATTGATATATTCATAATTCTTCACAGCCTGTTTATAATTCCCACCACGTATCAAAAATTGGCTTTCAAGGTCCATAATGACCGCATACAGGCGATCTGTGTTGGAAAGACTGCTTCGAATCTGACGATCCATGTAGTTGGAAAAGTCCTGAACCCGACCTTGCTGCTGCCAGGCCTTGGCCATCACATGCAAAATAGTACTGCGCAGTTTAAATGATTCTGCCTCTTTATATAAACGTTCCAAATGAACAAGAGCTTCTTCAGTTTCCTTTTCTGCTAATAAGACAAGTACCTCATATAAATCCTGTTCATTTATTTCAGATTCTGCTTCAGTCTGATACCCACCTGCTACTTTAGGAGATACAGGGTCACACTGCAAATTCGATGGAGTCCATATATGACAGGCATTTTGTGATGTTGATGCGGGATTGTATGAAATAAAGCCACCAGATGATGTTGTGAAATTGGAGGCACTTGGTGAAGAACTCCCATACCAATTATTTTGACCATATACCCAGGCATTATTTGCAGCAGATATATGAAAACCCGGGTCATGGTAAGTCCAAAAATCATTATTCGAAAAACTGACCACTCCGGGACTCAAAGCATTAATTCCGGTTGGATTATTGGCAAGCACATTAAAATACATCGTATTCACTGTAGCACCGACCATTTGAATACCCCGCAGTGAATTCCCAAAAATTTCATTTCCAACTAAATGTATATCAGAATATATGGAAGCGATACCGGTCGAATTATTATTTAGTTTGCTGTACTCAATCGACATGGATGCATAGCCAAAATATACACCAGTATTATTATTCTTGATTTTTGAATTTGTTATTTCTGGTGAGGCACCATTGGCATATACGCCATTATTAGCATGGCGGATATCACAATAATTAAGATATCCCGAAGAGCCAGGCTGAAATTGGACTCCTGACCACCCCCCGGAAGAACCGGTTTGTTGTAAATAAATATAACCGAATCCTGATCCACCATTAAAATATGCGTGTCCATATATGGTAAAACCCTGATCAGGGTCAAAACGCAAATCTGCTCCGGGACGGATTTCAATTTCCCCGCCACTGTCCACCAAAAACCGGGTAGCGTCGGAGGTGGTGCCTTCGAGAATAATGACCTTTCCGCCATCGCGTACCCGGATGCGGCCGCCTTCGATATTGGTTCCACTATCAATGGTTAGCGTGCCGTCTACCCGAAGCTCCCCGTAGACAGTAGTATTAGACCAGAAAGCCTCATGCATTACGATCTCATCAGACATGGCTACCGAGGCACCGCTTTGGATGGTTACGGTGCGGCTGGGATTTATCGTGGTGGTGCCGGTGTATGTGCTGGTGTTAATGGTTTCACTGGAAGTGAAGGTGTGGTCTTGGTGAAAATGAGACAACGGACTACCCACTATCGAAAAAGCGATTGTTATGGCTCCATCTTGATTGATATTTGGGTAGTAACCGGCTTGGTCTAATTTCTTGGGTACATAATCATACTGTTGATAATCCCAAATGTACATTTCAACATCAAAACCCTCGTTATCCACATTTGTAATTTCCACCGATTTGGCATAGCGATCATAATTATTAACAGGATATTTACTGAAACTTACTCTTTCAAGGGAAATTGGTGCCCCGGAAGTACCATTGTAGCGTAACCATACATCCGGTTGCGATATTAACTCCTCATTAAAATCCACTCTCAGCACAGCTTTCTTTAACTGCGCTGATGTTATTTGCATCTGAGGATGAATAGGCATTGAGCTTTGATCATATCCTTTTAATTCCACGGTTGTATTTTCATTAGGAAAAACCGGCTGTACATCAATGACCTCTACATTATTGGCGGTGCTTACTTCATAATGATGGATATCATTGGTGCTCACAAAATCAAGGGCTGCCTCAGCGTTGATATATCCCGCGCCTAATGCGGAGTCGTGACCTGGAGCTACATCACCCGCTGTTAATTTCAGAACTTTCTGGATGTCTTCGGGTTTTAAATCCGGGTTCACATCCAGCATTAAACTGGCCACACCAGCCCCGATCGCGGCCGCGGCGTATCCACCACCAAAACTCGTGGTATAACTGTCTGTCGCCTATCCGGTTGTAGCCGCCACATTTTTTCCATAGGCCGCCACATCGATATAGTCGGCTTCGTGGCCGTTATTAAATGATATGAAATTTTGACTATCATCCATATACCCGCCGGCAACCGTAAGCGTGGATTTGTCCATGGAACCAGGGATCAGATAGTATTTTTGATCGGTGCCCGGAGCAATCTCCCCGGCCGCCGCCACCTTTAGCTGATCGGCCATATACGCATCGATAAGCCTTTCCCGAAACTGGACATGGGCGGCCGGCGGTGTATAACCGGAATAAAACAGGCCTTCGAATGCCTGGGACAGTATGCTACGTATCATGTCCAGCATTCTCTCCTCTGGTGTTGGTGGAAGTTCCGGATAGAATAAGTCATCCATTGAGGGCAAATCTGCCATTTCATAAATCCCTAATTCCAAAACCGGCAAAGACTCAATATCATCTATACGGGAGGTTGGCAGACCGAATCCAAAAAGATGTATGTCGTTTTCATCATCGATGGCCTGTTGCACCATTGTCGTGGCTTCTTCAAAGCCGGCATAGTAGTCGGTATTATCCCACGAAAATATAAAATCCGAATCATCACCCGAAGCCGCCTCCCGAAGGAAACTGTAAGAGCGCATATTTGCCGCCCAGTTGATCCCGGCAATACCGATACCGTTATCGACATTTGCCCCCAAAATTCCGGCCATTTCGGTGCTGTAATCCTGTTCTGGCATAAACAGCCCGGCATGATACGGATTGGCATAAAAACGACCCTGCATATCTTCATGCACCGCTGAAGCCCCCAGAAGAGAATGTATGGCAATGCGTTGATCGCTATGGCCTGTCGTAAAATTCCAGGCCTGGTCAATGTTATGCACTTCGAATAAATAATCCTGCGAGCCATCCATGACATAGGGATCATTCGTTTGCCCATGCGCGTTGTGGGCATTTGCAAACCAGTATATGGTTACTGCTGCTAACCAAAAGTATATTGTTTTCATGATCTTTCACCATTAGTTTGTATTTCATTGAATACTCTCGTAATGCATGACCTACCTCTCTATGGATACCGGGATAGGGTCTTGTGTGGATAAATCGGGAAATTCGGGTAGATAGCCGGGCAGGTCCGGCCAGAGCGGTTCGGTCTGGCCGGTTTCCAGGTTATGGCGAAAAGGCACATACTGCGTGCGGCCATAGCCGTATATATCCCGCAGAAAAATGAGCTCT
Proteins encoded in this region:
- a CDS encoding S8 family serine peptidase, encoding MKTIYFWLAAVTIYWFANAHNAHGQTNDPYVMDGSQDYLFEVHNIDQAWNFTTGHSDQRIAIHSLLGASAVHEDMQGRFYANPYHAGLFMPEQDYSTEMAGILGANVDNGIGIAGINWAANMRSYSFLREAASGDDSDFIFSWDNTDYYAGFEEATTMVQQAIDDENDIHLFGFGLPTSRIDDIESLPVLELGIYEMADLPSMDDLFYPELPPTPEERMLDMIRSILSQAFEGLFYSGYTPPAAHVQFRERLIDAYMADQLKVAAAGEIAPGTDQKYYLIPGSMDKSTLTVAGGYMDDSQNFISFNNGHEADYIDVAAYGKNVAATTG